In the Sarcophilus harrisii chromosome 3, mSarHar1.11, whole genome shotgun sequence genome, one interval contains:
- the LOC100917840 gene encoding keratin-associated protein 11-1, with protein sequence MQYNCSSRSYLPRFRGEPCNIPAVSAGLREAECQNGIYLPSSFQGSSWLLDHCRETCSESTSCQPSCYPTISCTSGSSQVTSFQPGTCHTSRPLQVSFSRPCTFVSSSCRPCGGVSSVCQPTCNITRPYERPCTSNCRPTC encoded by the coding sequence ATGCAGTACAATTGCTCTTCTAGAAGCTACCTACCTAGGTTTCGTGGAGAACCATGCAACATTCCAGCTGTCTCTGCTGGGTTAAGGGAGGCAGAATGCCAGAATGGAATCTATTTACCCAGTTCCTTCCAAGGTAGTTCTTGGCTCCTAGATCACTGTCGAGAAACCTGCAGTGAGTCCACAAGTTGCCAGCCAAGCTGCTATCCAACTATTAGCTGCACCTCTGGCTCTAGCCAAGTAACTTCCTTCCAACCAGGAACTTGTCACACCTCCAGGCCCTTGCAGGTTTCCTTCAGTCGTCCATGCACCTTTGTCTCCAGTAGCTGCCGACCATGTGGTGGTGTCTCCAGTGTCTGCCAGCCAACTTGCAACATCACTAGGCCATATGAACGACCTTGTACATCCAACTGTCGTCCAACGTGCTGA